Sequence from the Ochrobactrum vermis genome:
CCTCGACTGCTTCGATGCAGAAGGCTGCCTCCATCGTGATCGACAGTCGCCACGACAGAACCTTCCGGCTGAACCAGTCCACAACGGCGCAGAGATAGACAAATCCGCGAGCCATCGGAACATAGGTCAGGTCCATCGCCCAAACCTGATTGGGTCTGGTAACCGCCAGCTTGCGCAGGAGGTAGGGATAGATTTTGTGCCCAGGTGCCGGTTTCGACGTGTTCGGGCGACGGTAGATCGCCTCGATGCCCATCTTCTTCATCAGCGTGGCGACGTGCAGTCGACCGGTTTGTAACCCTTCTCCCCTCAAGAGCCCTTGCAACATCCGGCTTCCGGCAAACGGGTATTCGAGATGCAACTCGTCGATCCGGCGCATCAGAGCCAGATCGCCGTCAGACACCGGACGCGGCGAATAATAGACACTGCCACGGCTGAAGCCGAGAAGCTTCGCCTGACGCACGACGGACAGCTTGTGCTCGCGGTCGATCATTTCTTTCCGCTCAGCAATCCCGCCTTGCCGAGCGCTCCGGCTAAAAAATCATTCTCCAGCGTCAGCTCCCCGATCTTGGCGTGCAGCGTTTTGACATCGACGGTTGGACCCGTCGGTTCCGCCTTCGCTTCATCGCCGAAAACGCCTGTCGCCCCCTCAAGGAGCTGGTCTTTCCATTGCTTGATCTGGTTGGCGTGCACGTCAAACTGTTGGGACAGTTCCACCAGCGTCTGCTCGCCTCGAATGGCGGCGAGCGCCACTTTTGCCTTGAAAGCCGGGCTATGGTTCCGGCGCGGTCGTCTCGTCATGGTATCTCCTGTTCACGGCATCTAAGCCGAAGTCAGGCAGAAATTCCACTTATCCCCCCTGTTCAAATTTCCCGAGCCAGCTCTGTATTCGAGCAGGACGTCACCGCACGGCGCGACTGATGCGCGAAAACGGTCTTAAAGCCCGGCAGAAAACGCGCTTCAAACGCACAACCGACAGCAATCATGGTGAACCCGTCGCTCCCAATCTTCTGGATCAGGACTTTACCTGTAATGGACCGGATCAGAAATGGGGTATCGATATCAGTTACATATGGACCGCCGAAGGCTGGTTATATCTGGCGCACTGTATTCCAGAACAGAAATGACGCAACCAAAGCCATTGGCGAATATATTGACGGGTTCTATAATCCCGTGCGCAGACATTCTGCCCTCGGGTATAAATCGCCGATCCAGTTCGAGATCATGAACCGGAATTTTGAGACAGAACCTCTCCACTAAATAAGGGCAAGTCCACCGTGACCGCAGACGAAAAGGAAACCGATATCAGGTTGCGTTCCGTAGCCTCTCCCCATGAGGCGGTGATCGAACTCAAGCTCGGAGATGGACGCACAGCTAAAGACTTGCGCGACACAATCGAGAATCAGTTGGTGAAAAAGTACATGGCAGCGGAGCACAGCCGTGCCGGTGCCATGATGGTGACCCTTGCGAACGATCGGAAATGGGATCATCCAGATGAGGGCCGTAGAATCAACGTGGACGAACTTTTTTCCCTGCTGCGCGAAGAGGCGGAACGGATTGAAGAGGCGTTGG
This genomic interval carries:
- a CDS encoding IS3 family transposase (programmed frameshift), with the protein product MTRRPRRNHSPAFKAKVALAAIRGEQTLVELSQQFDVHANQIKQWKDQLLEGATGVFGDEAKAEPTGPTVDVKTLHAKIGELTLENDFLGRSARQGGIAERKEMIDREHKLSVVRQAKLLGFSRGSVYYSPRPVSDGDLALMRRIDELHLEYPFAGSRMLQGLLRGEGLQTGRLHVATLMKKMGIEAIYRRPNTSKPAPGHKIYPYLLRKLAVTRPNQVWAMDLTYVPMARGFVYLCAVVDWFSRKVLSWRLSITMEAAFCIEAVEEALARYGRPDIFNTDQGSQFTSMDFTTVLKKAEIAISMDGKGAWRDNVFVERLWRSIKYEEVYLHAYKTVSEARAGIGRYLTFYNSRRPHSSLDRQTPDQAYFNALAPMMVAA